In the Ricinus communis isolate WT05 ecotype wild-type chromosome 3, ASM1957865v1, whole genome shotgun sequence genome, AGAATCTCAATGATGAAGACGATCCGCAAGTGGTTTTCAATGTTTTGGATGCTATGCTTAAGGGTAGTTTGGAACGCTTGAAATCAATGAGGTCGGCTTTTTTACTTAATTGAAATTAGGAAGGatatttctctttatataCATTGAGTAAAAGCATATCCTAGTAATATTGCTACTCAGAAATGTGGTTACTGCAAATTTACAGTCTAGTTTCTTAACAATTTCCATCCTGTTTGTTTGATATATTGTTATATGCGAGTCCTCATTTATATGACATTCTGTTGTTTTTGGCTTTAAGTTTTGCAGGGAAAGCATAGGCATATCATCCGTGAAGGTAGGCCTTGCAGGGCGATCTGTGGATGTTAGTTATGCTGGACATGCATCTCTAGTTAGGGATTTATGTTTGGCGGGCAAGTTGGGAGCTGCTCTATGGCTTAGGAGAAAACTGTTACATAAAGGTTTTGTTCCCGATATTCTCACACACAATTTTTTGGTAAATGGACTGTGCAATTCTGGGGATTTGCAGAAGGCTGATTGCCTTATCAAGGAGATGTTAGAAATAGGCCCCTCTCCTAATTGTGCCACTTTTAACACTTTTATAAAGGGTTATTGTCTTCTAAATAATGTTGACAAAGCTCTCTATCTTTTTTCTAGTATGTCTGACAGTGGTGTCAAGCCGAATAGGGTTACTTTAAACATACTCGTGCATGCTCTTTGCAAGAGAGGCCTTTTGGAGGATGCCAAGAAACTTCTTGGAGAGCTATTAGATGATAATGAAAAAGCAAGagtaaatttaattacttcaACTATACTTATGGATGGCTGTATCAAGAATGGGGATATGGTTCAGGCCCTTGGAATTTGGTATGCCATGTCCCAAAACAACACTTTAATGGACTCTGTCGCATATAATGTTCTTATCCATGGATTCTGTTTGACTCGAAACATGAAACTTGCATATAGCTACTCCTGCGATATGCTCAAAAGAGGATTGCTACCGGATATCTTTACATATAACACTCTCATATCTGGTCTTTGCAAAGCAGGAAAGCTCTACGAGGCTTGTTACATCCATGATGTAATGTTGAGAATGGGAGTTGCCCCTGATCAGATATCATACAAAATTGTGATTCAGGGCCTATGTACACGGGGGGATGTTCTTAAGGCCAATGAGCATCTTCATTGTATGTTAGAGAAGTCGATGGTACCTGAGGCTCATGTGTGGAACCTTATAATTGATGGTTTTGCGAGATGTGGAGATTCTGCTAATGCATTTTCCATTAGAGATCAAATGTTGTCATTTGGTGTTGTACCAAATGTGTTTACCTACAATGCGCTGATTCATGCACAAGTAAAAACTGGAAATATTGTTGATGCATATTCTCTAAAAAAGATGATGCTTTGTCATGGGCTTTTCCCTGATGTGATTACATATAATCTTTTGATTGGTACAGCTTGTAATGCAGGGAGAATTTCAATTGCAGTTCAGTTGTATTATGAAATGCTGAGAAGTGGACATGAACCAGATATAATAACCTACACTGAGCTCATTAGGGGTCTTTGTATGAGGGGTAACATGAAGGAGGCAAAGGAACTTTTTGCCAAGTTACAGAATACTGGCCTTACGGTTGATCATGTTCCTTTTCAGCTACTTATCAAGAAGTATTGCAGAATGGGGGAGACTGATGTGGCATTTGACCTCTATCAGAAGTGGCTGACCAAAAGCAGAGGAGTCTTTCTTTAAGTCACTTTTGTGCAGTGCCAGAGCAGCATTTCGTTTGCTAGTCATAGTTCTTAAAATTGACTGACAACTAGCACTTCTGTCTATGAGGAACTTTGAATTTTGCACATGCTCTGTGTGGAGGTATGCTTCTCATTTGATATTTCATaagaagttttttttttgggggATAATTGTCTTTCTTAGAGATTATTGGAAcgtaaaatacttttattgcAACCACAATTCTCTTTTCCATACAGTTCTCTATACAATGCAACTCATCGTATCACTACCTGTTAAATTGTGGGCTTTTGGAAATCTGGGATATTGTGTAGCACATTCAACTTGCTGTTAACATTAGCAAGGAACAGAGCTTTGGGTTTATCATATTTGTTGAAGCTCAGTAGCACTGTTTGGAGCTCAACAAGAATGAAGACTTTGTACTGCAAGCA is a window encoding:
- the LOC8282078 gene encoding pentatricopeptide repeat-containing protein At5g24830, with amino-acid sequence MAALLISCGESSASSHIFLLRLLDRAMDTIKHHTAQIFANIFCRESIIDPNASYFFDDMVKTLSNRCRLRRDNKNLNDEDDPQVVFNVLDAMLKGSLERLKSMRESIGISSVKVGLAGRSVDVSYAGHASLVRDLCLAGKLGAALWLRRKLLHKGFVPDILTHNFLVNGLCNSGDLQKADCLIKEMLEIGPSPNCATFNTFIKGYCLLNNVDKALYLFSSMSDSGVKPNRVTLNILVHALCKRGLLEDAKKLLGELLDDNEKARVNLITSTILMDGCIKNGDMVQALGIWYAMSQNNTLMDSVAYNVLIHGFCLTRNMKLAYSYSCDMLKRGLLPDIFTYNTLISGLCKAGKLYEACYIHDVMLRMGVAPDQISYKIVIQGLCTRGDVLKANEHLHCMLEKSMVPEAHVWNLIIDGFARCGDSANAFSIRDQMLSFGVVPNVFTYNALIHAQVKTGNIVDAYSLKKMMLCHGLFPDVITYNLLIGTACNAGRISIAVQLYYEMLRSGHEPDIITYTELIRGLCMRGNMKEAKELFAKLQNTGLTVDHVPFQLLIKKYCRMGETDVAFDLYQKWLTKSRGVFL